A portion of the Neorhodopirellula lusitana genome contains these proteins:
- a CDS encoding mechanosensitive ion channel family protein gives MVDAIVLFVPFLAVVISVSIMLGIADWLLIKRQPDIGKERLFSRQLIMLGLTVLGVLIAVLVLPISDSSRNQLIALIGILLSGIFAFSSTTATSNLMAGVLLRITSPFGTGDFIRVGEHFGRVSERGLFDTEIQTETRELISLPNNYLISHPVTTTRRSGTIVSAELSLGYDVDHRKIESLLVEAAKTCGLAEPFVHVLALGNFAVSYRVSGFLEEPKRLISIRSNLYGCVLDTLHGNEIEIVSPTFMNQRRIEADGRIIPTPDVATSLSVDPEFSVEDIAFDKAEKAERLEDDKLQLMEEIKKQEVLFKQATGDDEKKTAHEAIEQAQERLAALQESADPPGSESPRGGESK, from the coding sequence ATGGTAGATGCGATCGTTCTGTTTGTGCCGTTCCTTGCTGTCGTGATTTCGGTTTCGATCATGCTGGGGATTGCGGACTGGTTGTTGATCAAGCGGCAACCGGATATTGGGAAGGAACGTTTGTTTTCACGCCAGTTGATCATGCTGGGGCTGACAGTGCTTGGTGTGTTGATTGCGGTGCTCGTCTTGCCTATTAGTGACAGTTCGCGGAATCAGTTGATCGCGTTGATTGGCATTTTGTTGTCTGGGATTTTTGCTTTTTCATCGACGACGGCGACGTCGAACTTGATGGCTGGTGTTTTGCTGCGAATCACAAGCCCTTTTGGAACAGGCGATTTCATTCGCGTGGGTGAGCACTTTGGGCGGGTTTCGGAGCGAGGGTTGTTTGATACAGAGATTCAAACCGAAACGCGGGAGCTGATTTCGCTGCCCAATAACTATCTGATCAGTCACCCGGTCACGACAACGCGACGATCGGGAACGATTGTTTCGGCGGAGTTGTCATTGGGTTATGACGTGGATCACCGGAAGATTGAATCGCTGTTAGTGGAGGCGGCGAAGACTTGCGGTTTGGCTGAGCCCTTCGTGCATGTTCTTGCCTTGGGGAATTTTGCGGTCTCCTACCGCGTGTCAGGATTCCTGGAAGAGCCTAAGCGGTTGATCTCAATACGTTCGAATCTTTACGGGTGCGTCTTGGATACTCTGCATGGCAACGAGATCGAGATTGTGTCACCCACGTTCATGAACCAGAGAAGAATCGAAGCTGACGGGAGAATCATTCCTACGCCGGATGTTGCCACGAGCTTGTCCGTTGATCCTGAGTTTTCGGTCGAGGACATTGCCTTTGATAAAGCGGAGAAGGCTGAGCGTTTGGAGGATGACAAGCTGCAATTGATGGAGGAGATCAAGAAGCAGGAGGTGCTGTTCAAGCAGGCGACCGGCGATGATGAAAAGAAGACGGCTCACGAAGCCATTGAGCAGGCTCAGGAGCGTCTGGCTGCTTTGCAGGAGAGTGCAGATCCGCCGGGAAGTGAGAGTCCACGCGGAGGCGAATCAAAGTGA